A portion of the Bacillus thuringiensis genome contains these proteins:
- a CDS encoding LTA synthase family protein → MKQFLLKSKSVLSNHFGFFLFAVILLWLKTYAAYVTEFNLGISNTIQKFLLFFNPLSSAVLFLGLALFAKGKRSYIWLIVINLLLSILLYANVVYYRFFSDFITFPTLTQTNNFGDLGGSILALLHLYDPLYFLDTIILIVLVATKFANPKPIRVAKHKLSLVFVAGILLFSVNLGLAESDRPELLTRTFDRNYIVKYLGAYNYTIYDGIQSAKASTERALADGDNMTEVRNYLTSTYASPNPEYFGKGKGMNVIYIHLESFQNFLIDYKLNGQEVTPFLNSFTKDANTLYFDNFFHQTGQGKTSDAEFMLENSMFGLPQGSVFTTKSHNTYQSAPAILGQQGYTSAVFHGNYKTFWNRDDIYKSFGFNKFFDASYYDMNEKDVVNYGLKDKPFFNESIPLLQTLKQPFYTKFITLSNHFPYPIDKAEATIEPATTGDSSVDTYFQTARYLDESVKGFIDYLKQSGLYDNSIIVMYGDHYGISDNHNAAMSKVMGKEMNSFENAQLQRVPLIVRVPGVKGGVQHQYGGEIDVLPTLLHLLGTDTKNYVQFGSDLLSPEHKQVVAFRNGNYVSPTVTALNGKYYDTTTGKPVEFTDEIKKNEQMVQNSLKYSDQVVNGDLLRFYTPEGFTPVDRSKYNYNNRDKNKTKVKTTPEGEAK, encoded by the coding sequence ATGAAACAGTTCTTATTAAAGAGCAAAAGTGTGTTAAGCAATCATTTTGGATTCTTTCTGTTTGCCGTTATTTTATTGTGGCTCAAAACGTATGCAGCCTATGTAACGGAATTTAATTTAGGAATTTCAAACACAATCCAAAAATTCTTGCTGTTTTTCAACCCGCTTAGTTCAGCAGTTCTATTTTTAGGACTTGCATTATTTGCAAAAGGGAAACGATCTTATATTTGGTTAATCGTTATCAACTTGTTATTGTCGATTCTTTTATACGCAAACGTAGTATACTATCGCTTTTTCAGTGACTTTATTACGTTCCCGACATTAACACAAACGAATAACTTTGGAGATTTAGGTGGTAGTATTCTTGCGTTGCTACATCTTTATGATCCACTATACTTCTTAGACACGATTATATTAATTGTGTTAGTCGCAACAAAATTCGCAAATCCAAAACCAATTCGTGTTGCGAAGCATAAATTATCTCTAGTATTTGTAGCAGGTATTTTATTATTCAGTGTTAACTTAGGTCTTGCAGAATCCGACCGTCCTGAATTATTAACAAGAACATTCGATAGAAATTATATTGTGAAATATTTAGGGGCATACAACTACACAATTTACGATGGTATTCAAAGTGCGAAAGCATCAACAGAACGAGCATTAGCTGATGGGGATAATATGACAGAAGTAAGAAATTATTTAACATCAACTTATGCAAGTCCAAATCCTGAGTATTTTGGTAAAGGAAAGGGAATGAACGTAATTTATATTCATTTAGAGTCATTCCAAAACTTCTTAATCGATTACAAATTAAATGGTCAAGAAGTTACACCGTTCTTAAACTCATTTACAAAAGATGCGAATACACTATACTTTGATAACTTCTTCCATCAAACAGGACAAGGGAAAACATCTGATGCGGAGTTTATGTTAGAGAATTCAATGTTTGGTTTACCGCAAGGTTCTGTCTTTACAACGAAATCTCATAATACGTATCAATCAGCACCAGCTATTTTAGGACAACAAGGATACACATCAGCAGTATTCCACGGTAACTACAAAACATTCTGGAACCGTGACGATATTTATAAATCATTTGGTTTTAATAAATTCTTTGATGCGTCATACTATGATATGAATGAAAAAGATGTAGTAAACTACGGATTAAAAGATAAACCGTTCTTTAATGAATCTATTCCGTTATTACAAACGTTGAAACAACCGTTCTATACGAAGTTTATTACGTTATCGAACCATTTCCCTTATCCAATCGATAAGGCAGAAGCAACAATTGAACCAGCGACAACAGGCGATTCATCAGTAGATACGTACTTCCAAACAGCACGCTATTTAGATGAATCTGTAAAAGGTTTCATCGATTACTTGAAACAATCTGGTTTATATGATAACTCAATTATCGTTATGTACGGAGACCATTACGGTATTTCAGATAATCATAACGCAGCAATGTCAAAAGTAATGGGTAAAGAAATGAACTCATTTGAAAATGCACAGTTACAACGTGTGCCTTTAATCGTTCGTGTACCAGGAGTGAAAGGTGGCGTACAACATCAATATGGCGGTGAAATTGACGTTCTTCCTACGTTATTACACTTACTAGGTACAGATACGAAAAACTATGTTCAATTCGGTTCAGATTTATTATCACCAGAGCATAAACAAGTCGTTGCGTTCCGTAACGGTAACTACGTAAGCCCAACTGTTACTGCACTGAACGGCAAATACTATGATACAACAACTGGAAAACCTGTAGAATTTACAGATGAAATAAAGAAAAATGAACAAATGGTTCAAAACTCACTAAAATACTCTGACCAAGTCGTAAATGGTGACTTATTACGATTCTACACACCGGAAGGATTCACTCCAGTAGATCGTTCGAAGTATAACTATAACAATCGTGATAAAAACAAAACGAAGGTAAAAACGACTCCGGAAGGGGAAGCTAAATAA